A stretch of the Glycine soja cultivar W05 chromosome 13, ASM419377v2, whole genome shotgun sequence genome encodes the following:
- the LOC114381417 gene encoding cytochrome P450 82A4-like: MEFVLNYLNATAIGVLSLILFCMFLYNPFKIALGKQDAPTVAGAWPILGHLPLLSGSETPHRVLGALADKYGPIFTIKIGVKKALVISNWEIAKECFTTNDIVVSSRPKLVAIELMCYNQAMFGFAPYGPYWRQLRKIVNLEILSNRRVEQLQHVHVSEVQSSIKELFNVWSSKKNESGYALVELNQWFSHLTFNTVLRVVVGKRLFGATTMNDEEAQRCLKAVEEFMRLLGVFTVADAIPFLRWFDFGGHERAMKETAKDLDKIFGEWLEEHKRKRAFGENVDGIQDFMDVMLSLFDGKTIDGIHADTIIKSTLLSVISGGTETNTTTLTWAICLILRNPIVLENIKAELNFQVGKERCISESDVAKLAYLQAVVKETFRLYPAGPLSAPREFIGDCTLGGYNVKKGTRLITNLWKIHTDPSVWSNSLEFKPERFLTTHKDIDVRGHHFELLPFGGGRRVCPGISFSLQLVHFTLANLFHSFEFLNPSNEPIDMTETLGLTNTKATPLEILIKPRLSPSCYV, from the exons ATGGAGTTTGTTCTAAATTACCTAAATGCCACTGCCATTGGAGTTCTTTCTCTAATCCTCTtctgtatgttcttgtataatCCTTTCAAAATTGCATTAGGTAAACAAGATGCTCCCACAGTTGCAGGTGCATGGCCAATACTTGGTCACCTTCCACTATTGAGTGGTTCAGAGACACCCCATAGGGTTTTGGGTGCTTTGGCTGATAAGTATGGACCCATATTCACCATCAAGATTGGTGTCAAAAAGGCTTTGGTAATTAGCAACTGGGAAATAGCTAAGGAATGCTTCACCACAAACGACATTGTCGTTTCGTCTCGCCCCAAGCTTGTTGCCATTGAACTCATGTGCTACAACCAAGCCATGTTTGGGTTTGCACCCTATGGTCCTTATTGGCGCCAACTAAGAAAGATTGTAAACTTAGAAATCCTCTCCAATCGCCGAGTAGAGCAACTACAGCACGTTCATGTCTCAGAAGTTCAAAGTTCAATCAAAGAGCTCTTCAATGTTTGGTCAAGCAAAAAGAATGAGTCTGGCTATGCGTTGGTGGAGTTGAATCAATGGTTTTCTCATTTGACATTCAACACGGTTCTTCGAGTGGTCGTTGGAAAGCGACTTTTCGGTGCTACAACTATGAATGATGAGGAGGCTCAGAGATGTCTGAAGGCTGTGGAAGAGTTCATGCGTCTGTTGGGGGTGTTCACGGTGGCAGATGCCATTCCTTTCTTGAGATGGTTTGATTTTGGCGGCCAtgagagggctatgaaagaaactGCCAAAGATTTGGACAAGATTTTTGGTGAGTGGTTAGAGGAGCACAAACGAAAAAGGGCTTTTGGTGAGAACGTTGATGGAATTCAAGACTTCATGGACGTGATGCTTTCCTTGTTTGATGGAAAAACAATTGATGGCATACATGCGGATACCATCATCAAATCCACTTTACTG TCAGTAATTTCAGGAGGAACTGAAACAAACACTACTACTCTTACATGGGCAATATGTTTGATATTGAGAAATCCTATTGTATTGGAAAACATTAAAGCCGAACTTAACTTCCAAGTTGGAAAAGAGAGATGTATAAGTGAATCTGATGTAGCGAAGCTAGCATACCTTCAGGCTGTGGTCAAAGAAACTTTTAGATTGTACCCAGCAGGTCCTCTCTCAGCACCTCGTGAATTCATAGGGGATTGCACTTTAGGCGGCTATAATGTCAAAAAAGGAACTCGTCTAATTACAAATCTTTGGAAGATTCACACAGATCCTAGTGTTTGGTCAAATTCATTAGAGTTCAAACCAGAAAGGTTTCTTACCACCCATAAAGACATTGATGTTAGGGGACATCATTTTGAACTATTACCATTTGGTGGTGGTAGAAGAGTGTGTCCTGGAATATCTTTTAGCCTTCAATTGGTTCATTTCACTCTTGccaatctttttcattcttttgaaTTCTTAAATCCATCAAATGAACCCATTGATATGACTGAAACCCTTGGATTAACCAACACTAAAGCCACTCCACTTGAGATTCTTATTAAACCTCGATTATCTCCTAGTTGTTATGTATGA
- the LOC114382403 gene encoding cytochrome P450 82A3, which produces MDLLLNCLNLNTIAIASILSLIFLCLFLYRKNSRGKDAPVVSGAWPILGHLSLLNGSQTPHKVLGALADKYGPLFTIKLGMKPALVLSNWEMSKELFTTNDLAVSSRPKLVAVEVMSYNQAFVGLAPYGPYWRELRKIVTFEFLSNRRIEQRNHIRVSEVRTSIKELFDIWSNGNKNESRYTLVDIKQWLAYLTFNMVVRMVVGKRYFGVMHVEGKDKAQRFMKNIREFMNLMGTFTVADGVPCLRWLDLGGHEKAMKANAKEVDKLLSEWLEEHRQKKLLGENVESDRDFMDVMISALNGAQIGAFDADTICKATSLELILGGTDSTAVTLTWALSLLLRNPLALGKAKEEIDMQIGKDEYIRESDISKLVYLQAIVKETLRLYPPAPFSSPREFTENCILGGYHIKKGTRLIHNLWKIHRDPSVWSDPLEFKPERFLTTHKDVDLRGHNFELLPFGSGRRVCAGMSLGLNMVHFTLANLLHSFDILNPSAEPVDMTEFFGFTNTKATPLEILVKPRQSPNYYETL; this is translated from the exons ATGGACCTTCTCCTAAATTGCCTAAACCTTAACACCATTGCTATTGCATCAATCCTTTCTCTAATCTTCTTATGTTTGTTTCTATATCGTAAAAATTCTCGTGGGAAAGATGCTCCAGTAGTGTCTGGTGCATGGCCAATACTTGGTCACCTCTCATTGCTGAATGGTtcacaaacaccacataaagtGTTGGGTGCTTTGGCTGACAAGTATGGACCCTTATTCACCATCAAGCTCGGTATGAAACCGGCTTTGGTACTCAGCAACTGGGAAATGTCTAAGGAATTGTTCACCACAAACGACCTTGCCGTTTCATCTCGCCCTAAACTCGTCGCCGTTGAAGTCATGTCTTACAACCAAGCCTTTGTTGGCTTGGCACCGTATGGACCCTATTGGCGCGAGTTACGTAAAATTGTCACGTTCGAGTTTCTCTCCAATCGAAGAATCGAACAACGGAACCACATTCGTGTCTCCGAAGTTCGAACTTCGATTAAAGAGCTATTCGACATTTGGTCGAATGGAAATAAGAACGAGTCTAGGTATACTCTGGTGGACATAAAACAATGGTTGGCGTATTTGACATTTAACATGGTTGTGCGAATGGTCGTTGGGAAGAGGTATTTTGGTGTCATGCACGTGGAAGGCAAAGACAAAGCGCAAAGGTTTATGAAGAATATTAGGGAGTTCATGAATTTGATGGGGACTTTCACGGTGGCAGATGGGGTTCCTTGTTTGAGGTGGTTGGATTTGGGGGGTCATGAGAAGGCTATGAAGGCAAACGCTAAGGAAGTTGATAAATTATTGAGTGAGTGGTTGGAGGAGCACCGTCAGAAGAAGCTTTTAGGTGAAAATGTTGAAAGTGATAGAGACTTCATGGACGTGATGATTTCAGCACTTAATGGTGCACAAATCGGTGCGTTTGATGCTGATACCATATGCAAAGCCACAAGCTTG GAATTGATTTTGGGAGGAACTGATTCAACAGCTGTTACTCTTACATGGGCACTTAGTCTTCTATTGCGAAATCCTCTTGCATTGGGAAAGGCTAAAGAAGAAATTGATATGCAAATTGGCAAAGATGAATATATACGTGAGTCAGATATAAGCAAACTTGTGTATCTTCAAGCTATAGTTAAAGAGACACTAAGATTGTATCCACCAGCCCCTTTTTCATCACCTCGTGAATTCACAGAGAATTGCATCCTAGGTGGATACCACATCAAAAAGGGAACTCGACTTATCCATAACTTGTGGAAGATCCACAGGGACCCTAGTGTTTGGTCAGACCCATTGGAATTCAAACCAGAAAGGTTCCTTACCACTCACAAAGATGTTGATCTAAGGGGTCACAATTTTGAGTTGTTACCCTTTGGAAGCGGGAGAAGAGTTTGTGCTGGAATGTCCCTTGGCTTAAACATGGTTCATTTCACTTTGGCTAATTTATTGCATTCCTTTGACATCTTGAATCCATCGGCTGAACCTGTAGACATGACTGAATTCTTTGGATTTACCAACACCAAGGCTACTCCACTTGAGATTTTGGTCAAACCACGTCAGTCTCCCAACTATTATGAAACTTTATAA